A single Anopheles maculipalpis chromosome 3RL, idAnoMacuDA_375_x, whole genome shotgun sequence DNA region contains:
- the LOC126561726 gene encoding GTP-binding protein 1, which yields MKPSITKQASAGAPSSTASINKLPDGFASSNGSSGSERKFVDYSSIREKTVLVGPTEDQFDLLMQRLEERISASRGETVYDIGIGEDGSENGLEQDEYAASLATLQSLAAMLRAECVELRTRKAEKGITGQYLIRRRVEEDDFTEVRVAVVGNVDAGKSTLLGVLTHGELDNGRGFARQRLFRHKHEIESGRTSSVGNDILGFDSVGNVVNKPDHGTLDWVKICEKSAKVITFIDLAGHERYLKTTVFGMTGHAPDFGMLMIGANSGIVGMTKEHLGLALALSVPVFVVVTKIDMCPPNILQENLKLLYKILKSQGCRKVPVMVKTSDDVVLSATNFVSERLCPIFQVSNVTGENLDLLKMFLNLLNVRTTGNDALPTEFQIDDTYAVPGVGTVVSGITLQGIVRLNDTLLLGPDPLGDFQPITIKSIHRKRMVVREVRSGQTASFALKKIKRSQIRKGMVMVSQALNPQACWEFDCEILVLHHPTTISSKYGRWSAMVHCGSIRQTAQILQMSKECLRTGDKAVVRFRFIKNPEYMKPGQRMVFREGRTKAVGNVIQPLYTPGSIQQRSKPNKMQSNRGLTGAVMQGGSGSASVNFPLSKGSSATVDGMAAEMDNGTANSSPINESTPVLDIGTDKRNHHHRPPGGGNKKRMNNMVGSAAGSASTSSSSTATSLPPSSGKSLSSGGSAATTQSVASNSSGPSNSGNAVAVDMGKLSIASN from the exons atgaaaccgaGCATAACAAAACAAGCGAGCGCGGGAGCGCCAAGCTCGACCGCAAGTATTAACAAACTTCCGGATGGGTTTGCATCATCCAATGGTTCCAGCGGTAGCGAGAGGAAGTTTGTCGATTACTCTAGCATCCGAGAGAAGACTGTTCTGGTTGGACCGACCGAGGATCAGTTCGATTTGTTGATGCAACGGTTAGAGGAACGTATATCGGCCAGCCGTGGTGAGACGGTGTACGATATTGGCATTGGGGAAG ATGGCAGTGAAAATGGATTAGAACAGGACGAGTATGCTGCTTCGCTGGCAACACTCCAATCCCTGGCAGCGATGCTGCGCGCGGAATGTGTCGAGCTACGTACCCGTAAGGCAGAGAAGGGTATCACTGGCCAGTACCTGATCCGGCGGCGAGTAGAGGAAGACGATTTCACCGAAGTACGGGTAGCCGTCGTCGGTAACGTGGATGCTGGCAAATCTACCTTGCTGGGTGTGCTGACCCATGGGGAGCTGGACAATGGACGTGGTTTTGCGCGGCAGCGTCTATTTCGTCACAAGCACGAAATCGAAAGTGGCCGTACTAGCTCCGTAGGAAACGATATCCTAGGGTTTGACAGTGTGGGAAATGTGGTCAATAAGCCGGACCATGGCACACTAGATTGGGTaaagatttgtgaaaagtcTGCCAAAGTGATCACGTTCATTGATTTGGCCGGTCATGAGCGTTACCTGAAGACGACGGTATTCGGCATGACCGGTCACGCACCGGACTTTGGAATGTTGATG ATCGGAGCCAACTCTGGCATCGTGGGCATGACGAAGGAACATCTGGGACTTGCCTTGGCATTGTCGGTGCCGGTGTTTGTGGTCGTCACCAAGATTGACATGTGTCCGCCGAATATTTTGCAGGAGAATTTGAAGCTGCTGTACAAAATTCTGAAATCGCAAGGCTGCCGTAAGGTCCCGGTGATGGTGAAAACGAGCGATGATGTCGTGCTGAGCGCGACCAACTTCGTATCGGAACGGTTATGTCCCATCTTTCAAGTATCGAACGTAACGGGGGAAAACTTGGATTTGTTGAAAATGTTCCTCAATCTGCTGAATGTACGCACCACCGGGAATGATGCTTTACCAACCGAGTTCCAGATCGATGATACGTATGCCGTTCCT GGTGTAGGAACCGTAGTGTCGGGAATCACTTTGCAAGGCATAGTGCGGTTAAACGATACGCTATTGCTTGGACCGGATCCGCTGGGTGACTTTCAGCCGATCACAATCAAAAGCATCCACCGAAAGCGTATGGTGGTTCGGGAAGTGCGCAGTGGCCAGACAGCTAGTTTTGCGCTGAAGAAAATCAAGCGTTCCCAAATTCGCAAAGGAATGGTAATGGTAAGCCAGGCACTGAATCCACAGGCCTGCTGGGAGTTTGACTGTGAGATACTGGTGTTGCATCATCCGACGACAATTTCCAGCAAGTACGGCCGATGGTCGGCAATGGTGCACTGCGGTAGCATTCGGCAAACGGCACAAATCCTGCAAATGTCCAAGGAATGTTTACGTACCGGCGATAAGGCTGTGGTACGTTTCCGGTTTATAAAAAATCCGGAATACATGAAACCGGGCCAACGGATGGTGTTTCGCGAGGGACGAACGAAAGCGGTCGGTAATGTGATACAGCCACTGTACACACCCGGCAGTATCCAGCAACGGTCAAAGCCGAACAAAATGCAATCGAACCGCGGGCTGACCGGAGCAGTAATGCAGGGTGGTTCAGGATCTGCGTCCGTGAATTTTCCACTGTCGAAGGGTTCCAGTGCAACGGTCGATGGAATGGCGGCCGAGATGGACAATGGAACGGCAAACAGTTCACCGATAAACGAATCCACACCCGTGCTGGACATTGGAACTGATAAAcgtaaccaccaccaccggccacCGGGAGGCGGTAATAAAAAGCGAATGAATAACATGGTTGGGTCGGCAGCTGGCAGTGCTAGTACATCATCGTCTTCTACTGCCACCAGTTTACCGCCCTCTAGTGGGAAGTCGTTATCGTCGGGTGGATCTGCTGCGACAACACAATCGGTAGCTTCTAATTCTTCCGGCCCGTCCAATTCGGGAAATGCGGTCGCAGTCGACATGGGCAAGCTATCCATTGCTTCCAACTAG
- the LOC126563423 gene encoding protein NCBP2AS2 homolog — protein sequence MVLQIILRYLANNEQLIQRLADSYPLRRAAQMVLSAYYRTRTVAEQQKLVGMTPERLQQAIRSFKSNVQKEIENAKNDLGKKK from the coding sequence atggTGCTTCAAATAATTCTGCGATACTTGGCGAACAACGAGCAGCTAATCCAACGTTTAGCCGACTCGTACCCTTTACGTCGTGCGGCACAGATGGTGCTGAGCGCTTACTATCGCACCCGAACCGTTGCCGAACAGCAGAAGCTCGTTGGAATGACGCCGGAACGATTGCAGCAAGCAATACGCAGCTTCAAGTCGAATGTGCAAAAAGAGATCGAAAACGCCAAGAATGATTTGGGCAAAAAGAAGTGA
- the LOC126563352 gene encoding mediator of RNA polymerase II transcription subunit 9 produces MDVVETKPQITSISEPKIQPVEIEILPVVYDIIRSVEKDPIDNTAKQKESAECSQKVLELQRTLENARSTIRKLQGIEYSKEEQLRRLESLRKQLALKQQLIKKYKNVQF; encoded by the exons ATGGATGTCGTAGAAACAAAACCGCAAATCACCAGCATTTCAG AACCCAAAATTCAGCCAGTAGAAATCGAGATTCTTCCTGTTGTGTACGACATCATCCGAAG TGTCGAAAAGGATCCAATAGATAACACAGCGAAACAAAAGGAAAGTGCCGAGTGCAGTCAGAAG GTCCTTGAACTTCAGCGGACGCTCGAGAACGCCCGATCAACCATCCGGAAGCTGCAAGGTATCGAGTACAGCAAAGAGGAGCAACTTCGACGGCTCGAAAGTCTTCGGAAGCAATTAGCACTGAAGCAGCAACTGATCAAGAAGTATAAAAACGTCCAGTTCTAG